Within the Halichoerus grypus chromosome 2, mHalGry1.hap1.1, whole genome shotgun sequence genome, the region AACCGGGCGGGCTGGCACAGGAAGGCGGCCGTCCCCCTCCATGCCAGCCCCACCCTGACGTCCCTGTCTCCTCCTAGGGTGGGCAGCTGCCGTGACCTTCCACCCGCTGGCCGGGGCCGAGCTGAGGCGCTTCCGGCAGCGGCCGGACACCTTCAGCCTGGGCGTGTGTAATGGCTGTCAGCTGCTGGCTCTGCTGGGCTGGGTGGGAGGCAGCCCCAGCGAGGAGGCCGAGGAGCCGGGCCCGGACCCCTGGCCCGCCCCGCCTGGCCTCGTGCTGCGTCACAATCTGTCCGGGCGCTTCGAGTCCCGCTGGGCCAGCGTGCGGGTGGGGCCCGGGCCCGCCCTGATGCTGCGAGGGATGGAGGGCGCCGTGCTGCCCGTGTGGAGCGCTCACGGGGAAGGTCAGGCTCCGGAAGGCCGGCGGGAGGGTCTGGGGGCCAGCGTGGGTGGAGGGCGTGGGGAGCTTTGCCCTcacttccctcctccaccccccccggcccccctgcAGGTTACATGGCATTTTCTTCTCCGGAACGCCAAGCCCAGATTGAGGCCAGGGGCTTGGCCCCACTGCACTGGGCCGATGATGCTGGCCAGCCCACGGAACAGTACCCCATGAATCCCAACGGGTCCCCCGGGGGGGTGGCAGGCGTCTGCTCCCTTGATGGCCGCCACCTGGCTCTCATGCCTCACCCTGAGCGGGCCGTGCGGCCGTGGCAGTGGGCTTGGCGACCCCCCCCGTTTGACACCCTGACCGCCTCCCCCTGGCTCCAGCTCTTCATCAATGCCCGAAACTGGACCCGGGAAGGAGGCCGCTGAGCAGGCGGGGGAGGCTCCCCTGGGCCTGATGGTTTGTGCCGGGGGTCTGCTGTCCTCCCCATCCTCAAACTCAGAAGCGCCCCACCTTCTCTCCAAATACGTCTTGGACAGACAAGGgccaaaatgccaaaaaaaaccccaaccctgCTGGTTTTGTTAATCTGCCTGCTTTTGCCTTATGCCACAGGATCTGTCTTTGGTTCTTCTGCTCTGACAGGGTTGTCTGTGGGCCCGAAGGAGGAAAGAGCCCGCACTGGGAAGTGAGGATGCGCGGCCGGGAGAATGTTCCATTgcccgccccctctccccacacgcacacactctaCCCAGTGATCGCCACGCTGTGCCTGCCGTCGCTCCTCTGGGCTCGGAGGGATGTTTTATGTGCCCCTTCCTCGTAACGGGGGTTGAGGGCTTTGGGGGTGTATGAAAGCCTGCAAGTCAGGACCTGCGTGTTCTCATCAGAAAAACAGCAGAAGCTTTCTGGATTCCGCTTTTTAAAATGTAGCGCTGTGCTGTGCACGCAGTTTGCAGAAGTTTCTCTGAGCCGGTCTCCGGCTGTGTCCTGGGGCTACACCAGTGCAGCCTTCTGAACTCAGTATTTGCTCCTCGATGTAGCAGCTCCCTTCCTGAAAGAAATGGTCACACCTGCTTCCCTAGAATTAAGCCTttagcctgcctgcctgccttcatcccattccattccattcatttcttcctgcctccctccctccattccatTCATCCCTTCtgtcatccacccatccatttccttccttctctcctccctccctccctccattcattcatcccttctgtcatccatccatccatttccttccttctctcctccctccctctctccattcattcatccattcattcattgtttcattcattccattAATGTTTGGTGATTAGCTACAGTGCCAAGCACTGTCGCTGCCCCCAGGGGTTTTACGATgtgatagaatttttaaataatagctctaaggtgcctggctgtctcagtccaaagagtatgtgactcttgatctcagggtcgtgagttccagccccacgttgggcatgaggggtacttaataataaataaacttaaaaaaaaatcaaaccatggCTATATATGGCACGTGCCATGAACCAAGTGTGTGCTTGGCATTTCATCTGTATCTAAAGTATTTTTCACAAGAATTCTGCAAGGTACTTGatagctgcccctcccccccaccctttttttttttttttttacaaaggggGAATTAAGGGTAAGGATTATATGAATGGCCTAGGGCCACACAGCTTGCAAGGGCAGAGCGCTGGAGGCCCACTCACCCCTGCTGCTGTGCCCTGACATCCTGGGGTCACAGGTTTTGGAGACCGGCCAGTCTTGCTGACAGCCGGTCCATCGCTTCCTTTGCTCACAGGCATGTGTATGAAACTTGGACGCAGAGTCCGTTTGCTCCGAAGTAGTTCAACATCTTCATTAAAGACATTTCCCCAAGAATGGAGACTGGAGTCAGATCCTGGAGGGCGGGGGGGGCCCTGGcgggtgggagggcaggggctgctgaGCACAGGCTTCTGGTGGGACAGCGGGGAGAAGAGACGGAGTGTATCATAGTGATGATACAATGTTAAATGATCTCCATGAAGAAAACTGTTTCAGGCCTCTTGCTGCTTTGCAAACTGACCCTGAgcggctgggtgggggtggggtgcggaTGGGGGGGGCTCTCAGGGGTCATTTTTGGCATTTGAATATTCTTCCCTGATGTTGGGAAACCAtatgtataattaaaaagaaaacgggggtgcctgggtagctcagttgggctttcgactcttggtttcggctcaggtcatgatctcagggtcgtgggattgagccccacgttgggctccaagctaggtggggagtctgcttagggttctctctctccccctctgcccctcccctgctcatgctctctctttcaaataaagtctttaaaaaaaaaaaaagttgggcgGAAAAATAGCTCCTACGCTGAGagatgcctttaaaaaaaattcttggggcgcctgggtggttccgattggtttagcatctgctttcagctctggtcgtgatcctggagtcccgggatcaagcccccacatcgggctccctgctcaaaggggagtctgcttccctccgcctctgtccctctccctgcttgtgctctctctctcaaataaaaaaaatgctttccctcttcctttgcccctccccccacctttctctctctccctctcttaaaacaATAGGCTCCAAATGACATACTTAGGCCAAGTCCCCAAAAGGGGGCTTAATACCTAATCTGCATTGTCGACCTCCCCCTAAAatgtagtcttttattttttaggctttatttattttagagcgagcatgagctggatggacagagggagagcgaatctcaggcagactccgtgctgagcttggagcccaatgcggggctccatctcatgaccccaaccaagatcatgacctgagctaaaaccaagaattgaacgtttaactgactgcaccCCCCATGCACCCCCcaaaatgtagtcttttttttttaactttttttttttctaaggttttatttattcaattgagagagagcacaagcaggggaagcggcgggcagagggagaggaagaagcaggcttcccgctgagcagggagcccaatgtggggctcgattccaggatgctgggatcatgacctgagccaaaggcagatgcttaacgactgagccacccaggtgccccccaaaatgtaATCTTAACTGGTCAGTGGAGTTTTCCGATGGGCACCAAATGAGTctgccacatgggcctctccatcTCCCAAAGGAAGCTGTAATGTGCATGGTGAGACCCCCTGTTCTCCCCACTAAGGGAAAGTGATCTTGTCAGGAACAGTCCTTTTactattcactttcttttttttttttttttaagattatttatttatttatttatttatttaacagagacagcgagagaaggaacacaagcaggggtagtgggagagggagaagcaggtttcccactgagcagagagcccgatgtggggctcgatcccaggaccctgggatcatgacctgagctgaaggcagacacttaacgactgagccacccaggcgcccctactattcACTTTCTTGCCCCCATCCTCCTTCCACTTGTACAACTGCTCAGAGCCCCCCCCACTCCACTTGCTAGATGGGTTACTGCCCGATTCACGAATCATCCGATAAGGCCAATTAGATCTTCACatgtactcagttgaattttttaaccattatcttttaaatttatggatAATCCCAAATGCAGAACATTGGGACTGATACCAAGACTTAGATGTCAAGTTTACTTAGGGCTTGATGCAAAAGGAGGGTGGTGTGTGAGGTGACCGCCGATTGGCTGTGATCGGTACATGCGTGCATCTGGAGATGGAGAAGCTTCTGGTTCGGAGCACCCTGGCCAAGCAAGACCCACCCTCAACCATGACCGGGACTGAGGCCATGCAGCTTCCCAGCCCTGTCTTTGCCGGCCCCAGACCCAGCTCTTGCCTCTGCCCACACCTTGCAAAGACCCCCTAGCAAACCCCCGACAGGCTGCCTGTCCTCATTTTCTTCACAGGAAACCAGCTACTCCAAAAGCCCCTCCACAACCCTCCCAAGTGGTGGCTTTCATTCTCAAACTTCACACACCTCTCAGGGATTTGGGGTTTGGGTCCTCCCTGTACCACTTCCAGATTATTCTCCACCCCCTTTGAAGAAAAGCTTGCCCCATTTTAGGCTCACGCCATCCTACTAAACTGCCTTCACCCCCTACTTGGTATTCTGCTGGCTTCTCAATCATCCCCTGTGAAAGAGACGGCCAGTCATTCCCCAATATCTGCTTCCCCCTCTACAAATATAACGCTCAAGTATTTTAGTAGGGGTTGTGGTGTGCTCAAAGTAAAGATGACGTCTCCCAGCTGCCCTTAACAGGTGGGATTATATTCTGACCAACAGGAGAGAAAACAATGTATACAACTTCCAAGTGTTCTTAAAGGAAGGGTGCATGCTTCTCTTCAGCTTTTCTTGCTTCCTGCTGTCTGGATTGAAGACGTGATGGCTGGAACTCCAGCACCTATGTTGGATCATGAGGTAGATTTTGAAATTGGCGTCACGTGGTACAGAGTAACAAGGTAGGAGGAGACTGGGTCTCTCGACACTGAAGACTACATATGAGCTCTGGAGGTCTCTCGTGTGAGAGACAAACTTCTGTCTTGTTTAGCCTTACTTTGGTGTTTTCTATCACTTGTAGCCACCCTTCCCAACTCCCCCTCATTCTTCAAGGGCATTGGTTCCTGGTTCATAGTCTTGCTGTCCACCTCAATCTCTCCCATTGTCCTGGATTCAGGTCACTGACCATTTCACACTCTGGACCTTTCTCCAGTGACTTCCTGCATTCCACCTTGGCCAACCACCTCCCTTGGGTTTTGTCATCCCCCAGATCCGCTGCACCTCCAAGCTCGCTGACCCAAGCACCCTACCTGTGACCATAACCTCCCTTCCTTGCatcttctttcttcatcttcagtACTCTGAGATCTCAAAGTCATCAGGACCTCCCGCTCAGTAACACCTTCCCCCCAATTCActtctttcttccccactcaTCTGACTTCCAGGCATAATTTATCCAATGCCCTTTAAGTTGACCACGTATCTTTTCATCATTCCCATGTGACAAAATCCAACCCATCAGCTTTCTCTGAGAAAGCCAGACAACAGGGCAGACTGTCTCATGAATTCATCCTGACCCACCCATGGGGGAAACATGGAATGGGAATTAGACATCAAAGGCAGTAAGCGGGACCTGAGCTCTAAAAAAAAGCCACctagaggcgcctggctggctcagtcagttgagcatctgactcttgatttctgctcaggtcatgatctcagggtcgtgagatggagcctaTGTCGGGCTCACACTGAGCgtgcatggaacctgcttgggattctttctttctctccctctgcccccacccctggtgCTCAGGCTTGCTCTctcaaagacaaaacaaaacaaaacttctatgGCAACATCTAAAGCTAATAATCAGGTCCTGTCCTTTTTTCGGGGTTTCATCAGCCAACAGCTCGATACTGCAAGCTCCGCACACCCTTTCCAGCCCATGTCACTGCTGTGATGGATTCTCGGCATCGCAATCTTACATTGAGCTATGTGTTCCTCTGATCAACAATCTGTCTCCTCAGTTGAGCGTAAGCTCCATGGGAGTGGGAACTCCATCTCCGCCCTCCCCTGTGTCCTCCCACCTGGCACGGCACCTGTCACCCACTAGGAACACATGAATAAATACGAATGTTGACATTGGTAAAGATAGATACACtcggggttgtttttttttctttctctttaatagAAGCGTGAACTTAGTCTGGTTTCCAGTGGCTTGGCTTTGCAGGCTCTCTCAagcatttcttccttttacttcccTTCTCTAGTGGTTCAAAGTTACAAGCTCTTGTCATCACATCAAATGAGGGACACTGTGTGTCTGTGTTGAGGTGAGGGTAGAGGGACACGAGAACAGTAAGCCTTACTTTTTTCTCAGTTTAACACCTGCCTGGCAGCCCCCAGGGTCCCGGGGGTGGGGCAAGCCTATTTCCCTACCTCCTGCTCTATTCAAGACCCCAGGgtggaaatcaaagaaatttcAGCCTGTCCTTGGACACGTGGGGGCAGCACCCAGATGGCGGAGCCCCGTGTACTGCTGGGGTGGGCCTTGGGTTGGAGTCCTGTCTCAGGCTTCAGGAAAGACCTTCCTGTGTGAGCAGCCCACTAGGAGTGCCTGAGATGGTGAGTCATTTCCCCCTGAGAAGGGGCGGGTCTGTGCAGCTTTGTCTGCTGGAGGAGAAGCTTGTGGCCACAGAATGGGACAAAGGGTGTGAAACAGCCCTACTGGATCTCTCATTCAAGTAAGAGAATGGTCAAGGGCTTCCTcctaggagggagggagacagagtcgAAATGAGCCATCTCCACGAAGGATCTTTCAGGGGAGGCTAGGGTACCGTGGGAGCTCTCCGCAGGGAGTGGGGCCCCAGCTTTCAGGCTCAGGGAGGGGGTCCCAGGGTAAACTGAggcctgagggagggaggaatagcAGCTTGTTACAGGGAAGTGGGGAGGACAGCTGAGGAAAACAACTGTCCTTGCAAAGCCTCCCAGGCGAGCACCATGGTGACTTAAGGACCTGAACAAAGGTGAGAGCCTGGAACATTACCTACAGGGGGGAGAGAGGACGGGCACAGTGAAAGACCTAACAAAGCGTGTTAGGGAATCTGGACTTCATCCCAAGAGCAATGGGGAATCTCTCTAGAAGGGCTCTATATAGGGATGGAGACACGACCACTGGGGCCCACAGAAGAGGATGTGGGGAGTCCAGTAAGAAGGCACAAGCGCTCTCCAGGCAGGAAATGCTGGCCTGGACTGGGGTGGAAACGTAGATGGAGAGAAATGGAACGATCCCAGAGACGCTAGGGGACAGAATCGCCGGGAACTggatgtggggggcggggggacgagGAGAGAGCGGAGCCAATGGTGAAGTCCAGACGTCCTGCTTGGACCACTGGGTAGGCGATGTCTCATTAGCTGTGGTTGGAACACAGGGGATGGCGCCCATTTGGGAGGAGGATGACCTGCTCTGCTTTGGAGGCACCGAGTCTGAGGCATTAGTGGGATGAACGAACGGAGGTATCcagcaggcaggcaggagagaTCTGGGATGGAGATGACTGGGGAGTCCCTGGGTGTATGTACGGAAAAGGTCATCTAGGAGGTTAGGGTCCTGCTAACCCGTGTTTAAGGGGTTGGTGGAAAAACAGGAGGCTGAGTGGCTGGCTTCCCAGGGCCTGAGTCACTGGAGTATCCTGGGACACCCCTGGGAAGGAGCCAGCCCAAGTCCTTCACCACGGAGTCCTAGCTCTGCTGACCCCGTCTTCACCCCGAGGCAAACTCTTCCGGCATCAGGATCCTTTCCCCACAGAGCGCATgcagccctccccactcccaaatACTTCCCCTACGGCCGGTTACAAGGACATGACCTTAGCCAAATAAAGCAGACAGAGGAAAAGAACCAAGTTATGTGGCACTTTGGGGGGGCTGGGGCCCCGCAGACTCCCAAGGGCACCTCCTAGGAGAATGTGATGTACCTCACCCTCCCCATGAGGCTCCATCAGATTCTGAGAGCTGCGACAGTGggacccctccccactctccctccctcagaTGCAGGCCAGGCCACCAGGGGGATGTCTGCCACCTCTCCCAATTCACCTCGTCCAAagggcctcctcctcccacttctggAATACACGATGTGAGGTGCAGCAGGGCAAGGGTCCGTCGAGAGGTCAAAAGTGAGGGTTTTGCCAGGACCGAGCATTCTGAGGCCGTGTGCCCTTTGGCAGCTCCAGGCAGAGGGTCCTCAGGAAGGAACGTGACCGAGCACGGTCCCGTGGCGCGGTTGTCTCTGGGTCACTGACTCGGACAATCCCACACCCAGAAGGAGGAATGGCAGGAGCAGAGGTGCTGGACTCCACCGCTGGGAAGTGCGGGGAGCTGGCACCCAGTCTGGTGACGTGGATGCAACAACAGAGGCCCTCTCTCCTCTCCGCCCCACCCACAACCAAGCCCTTCTCCGCCCCATTTTTGTCATTGGCGTCGCCATTGTTCTTGGCCCGGCCTCCATCTGGGACGCTACACTTTGCGGATCACCCAGATTATGGCTTCTCTTCTTTATTGCTTTTCTggcttcatctctccctctcctgtctctaCCAGCTTCGCCCAGACCCTCATCCCCCTGAATGCGGGATATTACAGACTTCTTCTGTTTCACCCTAACTGGTCTAACACCAACCGGGGGAAGCATTGGATGCCACGAGTTACCAGGTGTTTTCCACAAGACCACCCTCATTTCAGATGCCAGCCATAAATCTCATGGGTCCCCAAGTCACCCACATTTCTGGCCAACTGGATCTAAATTCCAGGGTTCCTGCAATGCCCAGAGGTTCAATAAGTCACTGGAACAACTcgcagaactcaggaaagtgctaGACTTAGGATTGCTGTTTCACTGTAAGGACAGACAAACGTAAGTTCTGGAAGGGTCCTAGAAGCAGAGCTTCCAAGCCCAGGCCCCCAGTAGACAGGTGTGTCACCTCCTGGCATATCAGTGTATTTACGATCCAAGAAGTTCCCCTGAGCCTCAATGTCCAGCATTTTTATTGGAGTTTGGGGTAAGGGTTGATGTCAAGTGGCTCAAAGCACCAACCCTCTCAGTCACATGGTTGGTCTCTGTGGTGTGGCCTACCTTCATCCCGATTCTTCTCTTTACATCAACTGTCAACTAGTCATCTCATTAGTGTAAACTATCAGGGCCCACCAAGAACAGCAAAGAGCACCTGTCACTTGGAAAATCCCAAGGATTTAGAGTTTCCCTCTTAGGAACCAGGAACGAGGGCCAGTCAAATTCTTTATGGTACCACATCTCTTGACTGGTCTTGACTGGTAAATAACCTCTTGTCTCTTAAGTAatatccattcaataaatatttataggccagcccccccaccaccaccccgcaCAACTCAGGGGGAAGCTAAAGGTGAACGATGGGTAGGGTCCTTGCCCCCCTGGTGCTTAGAATCTACTGGAGATTAGAGCATTACAACATAGTGGGGTGCCTGTGATCAGGACAGGAAAGCCAAGAGCCCCAGGCACCCTCAGAAGGAGCGGTGAACCCTGGCAATGGGTtagccagggaggagggggagaaagaaagttCTAGGTGGATGGCACAGGTGTAAAATCTGAGAGGCACAAAGGAGGGTGACCCAGTCAAGGGGCTGAGGGAAGTTCAGAGTACCTTGCATCTAGAGGGGAGAATGGGAGATACGGGGCTGGAAAGTTCCGTGGGGGGGTGTTGGGTGACAGCTATAGAATCATCCCCAATACGAGGACACACTGTTCTTCCTCAAACACCGCATTCATGATACCAGGCCTTTGTTGAGAAACCTACTGTGGCTACCACTGAGCTTCCCCTAGGACCTGGTGTAGGGCCAGGACACATAATTCATAGCCGGGTTTCTTAAGCTCCAATCAATCAGCTTGGATGGGAAAAAGTTACGCTTATTTCCAATGACCTCTTATTTGAAATTTAGCATCTCTTGTTATTGTGACTGTAGATATCAGAGCACAGTAGCGTGAGAAGCACCAGAGACTGTGTTACTTTATACTTATCAGACCTGCCACTAGACCTCCTTAACGTGATGACAAAAATCTGGGGTTTTAACTTTGattattgttttcaaatattttcactccctggggcgcctgggtggctccatcagtgaagcgtctgccttcggctcaggtcatgatcccggggtcctgggatcgagccccacgtcgggctccctgctccgcggggagccagctactccctctccctctgctgttccccctgcttgtgctctctcactctctctcaaaaagataaataaaatcttaaaaactttttttcatttcctttgtatccctacatattttattttatgaatttgaaaacattattccGAGTAGGGGTCTGTGGGCCTCGCCAAGCTGCCAAGGGGATGCGTGGTAGAAAAAAGGTTCAAAACCTCTGCTTAATAGAAGTGTGTGTCGTCCCAATTCTTCCCAAACTGATGCTTGAGTTTGGGTGTATTGAGCCATCTCCCTGGTGCAAGTCCATCCCTTCTACCTCCTGGTGCCTTCCCAGGTGCTCTGGGACACCTGTCCCCAGAGAAACCGGCAGCATCAACGGCATGCAGGGCATTGGATAAGGGAATGTCCCAGGGGGATGGAATCCCATCAGTTGTAGGTCTATTTCAACCAGTGAGCTGAGAGGGGGACAAACCCTCACACCCCCTTGAGAAAAATGGCTTGGGCCACTTGGGCCTACTGAGATTTGTCCCATGACACCCATTTATCCTAGCCACAGCCAGCTGGACCGAGGATCTCACTCGGATCTGGCTAGTGGCCCGGGAAGTGGCCAGGCAGGAGAGCTTGCCAAATAGGTCCTTAGATTTGAAGGTACAAGACAGTCAGCGGTTGGGAGGGCCCGGCGAAGTGACAGACACCAAGACAGATGTGAAGGATGAGAGGGACGGAAGTGAAGTCCAAGTGGAAATTTGCCAGGTTAGGGTGACCTTCCACCCGACTCTCCTGGAGGTCTGGCCCTGTGCCTGTGTCACTTCATGGAGATCTGCTTCTTACAACTTGGAAGAACTCAAGAGCTATAGCGGGCCAGGAGTCCCCGGCTGTACAAGGCTCATCCAAGAGCATGGCTCCTGGCATGCCAGAGACCCCAAATCAGGAAGTGGGGGGCTTTCTCCTCAGTCTCCCTAATCCTGTGCGACCTCCTCCTGGCTCAGTAGGCCCCCACCCGTCGTGCCCAGTGCCAGGGCCCTGTTAACTTCTTTGTCCTTGAAGGTCCCTTTCCAAGGGTTCCCTATCTGCTTGACTGCTCACAAAGCAGCTAAAGCCAGGAGTGCCCTGTGGGgttgggttgggggtgggagcaaACAGACGGCAGACCAGCagaaatggggagggagggacagagaggtctGCCACTCCCCACCCGAGAGAGGCAGCGTGGAGTAGACCGCTCTGTTCTAGCTCCCTTGGTTTCCCTTGTCcgggctccttccctccctctagGGTCTGCAACACTGCCCTCCTCTTTAGAATTCCTCTTGGATCAAACCTAGTCCACTCTCTTGGCCCAGAAACAGATTCAGATGCAGCTACATCCATAGCTCCTTTAATCCCAACAACGTTTTAGGGACGAGGACATAAGGACGAGAGAAGTCTGAGGCTGGTAGTCAGAAGGGAACAGTCCAAGCTACTTAGGATGCTCTATAAAAACCCTGCACTAGACCATCTCTCCAGCGCCACTGTTCACAGCTCCCACCCCCTGATCCCCACTGCGCCCTTGCCAGGCTGATACACTTGCATTTCCCAAAACGTGCCCTTTCAGCTCCAAGTCTTTCTCCTGATGTTCTCCTCACACACCCCTAGGATGCCCTGGTGAGTTTTGGGTCAACCTTTAAGACTCAAAGTGTACTCAGCGGTTCCGGTGAAGCAGGGATCCTGTCCTAATTGCCTTTGTATCTCCAGCTTTGGTAAGGGGCCGAAAATTAGGTGTTCCCTGGCCCCAGTGTCATGAAATTATTAGGTTCTGTAAGTAGAGTCAACACTTGGAACCCCGTGGGTGGGGTTTATTCAATCGTTCAACAATACACAATGGGTCTGTTATGTTCTAAactctgctgggtgctggggatcaAACATGAATGGAGAAATTAGCTGGGAGGATATAACTGAGCAGAAAGTTTAAGAACATTCTAAAAATCTATGAAAGAGAAACAACAGAGGGTTTAATCCGTGTTTTCCTCCAGGTGCGTGTGGGGGCGgcccccgtccccacccccagccccccaccgcGTTCTCAAGGCAAGATTTGAGAGGGATTAAATACCTAATCCCCGGGTTGGGTCTCGCATGCAGGAAGGCGAAGAGGCCTGAATCCTAACCGGGGCCCCACACCTGGCCCCACTGTTCCCCTAACTCCCCGCATCCGGGAATTAGCGGTCTGGTTTGCAGCTCGCTGCCATCAAGACGCCCCAAGGAGGGAGCTGCAAGACCCTCCAACTATTCTCCCCGGACTCAGGAGACCCCACCTAGGCGTCGGTCCCTTGCGCGAGCAAGGGCCCCCAAGGAGGGTCTCAGGAGACAGTGTTAGAAGATGCGGCCCCTTGAAAGAGAGGAGACTGGGGGGGGCGCGCCCTAGCGGGCAAGAGGGCGTCACAAACCCCAGGCCCGAGGGCTGAGCTCGCAGCCGACCCCCAAGTCCCGCCCCGCCGCCCGGGAGAGCGGGGCTTCCGGGAGCCGCCCCGCTGGGCACCGCCCCCACGGCGCAGGCGCCGATTGGCCAGCGCGGCCGCAGGGCGGGGCCCATGCCTAAAGGGGCGGGAGCTAAGGTGGAGCGGAGACGGCGGAGGTGATGCCGCGCGGCACACGTGGGTTTCTCCTACATCTCTCTAATGCCCGCGCCTAGTGCCAGGCCCATGGAGCCCACGCGACACTACCCGCTGTTCGGGGGCGCCTTCTCCGCCACTCTCCCTCCCGGGGCCCTTGACGTGAGGTGAGAAGGCGCGGGCGCCGCGGGCCGGCCGGGTGGGATGCGGGCAGAAGCGGGGCTCAGCCGGGGTCGGCCTCGCCTCTCTCCAGCGACCTCCGGCCGGTCCCGGACAATCAGGAAGTTTTCTGCCACCGCGTGACGGACCAGAGCCTGGTCGTGGAACTTCTGGAGCTGCAGGCCCACGTGCAGGGCGAGGAGGCTGCGCGGTGAGAGAGGCGGCCGCCCGCGCGGCTGGCCAATGGGAGGGCCGGAGCCGAGGAGGTGGGCGGGGCCTGCGGCTGGAAGGTTAATCAGTGCGATGAGAACTCCCAGGGCAGCACCTCATCACCGGAAGTGAACGAAGCTTAAGGGACTCAAgatgctggggggcggggggtttgGGGGAGGCAGAGACGCCCCTCCCTGACCCCGCTCCCCCTACTCTAGGTACCACTTTGAGGACGTGGGCGGGGTGCAGGGGGCTAGGGCCATGCAAGTGGACAGTGTGCAGCCCCTCCCTTCGGAGAACCTGGCTCTGAGGAGCTTCTGTCAAGAAGCCTGGGTGCTCTCTGGCAAGCAGCAGGTagctaaagaaaaccagcaggtgagggcaggggagTGTGAGATTCCTGGAGGGCTGAAGGGAGTGGCCGGTCCGGTAAGCATCTCGACTCTG harbors:
- the RANGRF gene encoding ran guanine nucleotide release factor isoform X3: MPAPSARPMEPTRHYPLFGGAFSATLPPGALDVSDLRPVPDNQEVFCHRVTDQSLVVELLELQAHVQGEEAARYHFEDVGGVQGARAMQVDSVQPLPSENLALRSFCQEAWVLSGKQQVAKDVTVHQALLRLPRYQTDLLLTFNDPPPDNRLSLGPENLSLPPWSLGDFEQLVTSLTLHDPNIFGPP
- the RANGRF gene encoding ran guanine nucleotide release factor isoform X4, with the translated sequence MPAPSARPMEPTRHYPLFGGAFSATLPPGALDVSDLRPVPDNQEVFCHRVTDQSLVVELLELQAHVQGEEAARYHFEDVGGVQGARAMQVDSVQPLPSENLALRSFCQEAWVLSGKQQVAKDVTVHQALLRLPRYQTDLLLTFNDPPLSLGPENLSLPPWSLGDFEQLVTSLTLHDPNIFGPP
- the RANGRF gene encoding ran guanine nucleotide release factor isoform X2 translates to MPAPSARPMEPTRHYPLFGGAFSATLPPGALDVSDLRPVPDNQEVFCHRVTDQSLVVELLELQAHVQGEEAARYHFEDVGGVQGARAMQVDSVQPLPSENLALRSFCQEAWVLSGKQQVAKENQQVAKDVTVHQALLRLPRYQTDLLLTFNDPPLSLGPENLSLPPWSLGDFEQLVTSLTLHDPNIFGPP
- the RANGRF gene encoding ran guanine nucleotide release factor isoform X1, with protein sequence MPAPSARPMEPTRHYPLFGGAFSATLPPGALDVSDLRPVPDNQEVFCHRVTDQSLVVELLELQAHVQGEEAARYHFEDVGGVQGARAMQVDSVQPLPSENLALRSFCQEAWVLSGKQQVAKENQQVAKDVTVHQALLRLPRYQTDLLLTFNDPPPDNRLSLGPENLSLPPWSLGDFEQLVTSLTLHDPNIFGPP